One window from the genome of Cryptomeria japonica chromosome 6, Sugi_1.0, whole genome shotgun sequence encodes:
- the LOC131037573 gene encoding uncharacterized protein LOC131037573: MLVSPKGEKYYAAFKLGFACTNNTTEYEGLIQGLEWARKRGIKNLKVHGDSELIVNQVRGLNAVKNDNLKAYKLRVWDSIEDFDAFNIVAVPRSRNQHADWLAAVGAQYDIPNSIKRVCDQQHIKIIIRPSIPDNNVNWQVFESDEQILQFLLEEDVFAASN; encoded by the coding sequence ATGCTTGTTTCACCTAAGGGTGAGAAATATTATGCAGCTTTCAAGTTGGGTTTTGCCTGTACCAATAATACAACAGAGTATGAGGGGCTGATTCAAGGTTTAGAGTGGGCGAGAAAGCGTGGAATAAAAAACCTGAAGGTGCATGGTGATAGTGAGCTAATTGTTAATCAAGTTAGAGGTTTGAATGCAgtaaaaaatgataatttaaaagcATACAAGCTCAGGGTTTGGGATTccattgaagattttgatgcatttaacaTTGTAGCTGTTCCAAGAAGTAGAAATCAGCATGCTGATTGGTTAGCTGCAGTTGGAGCCCAATATGATATACCAAATAGTATAAAAAGGGTCTGTGATCAGCAGCATATCAAGATTATTATCCGGCCCTCAATTCCAGATAATAATgttaattggcaagtgtttgaatcAGATGAACAAATTTTACAATTCCTATTGGAGGAAGATGTGTTCGCTGCCTCAAATTAG